Part of the Halopenitus persicus genome is shown below.
GATCGACTTCATCGCGGCGTTGATCGGGATGTTCGCGATCGCCGAGATGATCAAGCTCTCCGCCCAGACCGGCGGGATCGCCGAGTCGGACATCGACCTCGACGGGAGCGTTTTCGCGGGCATCAAAACCGCGATCAGCCGCCCGGTGACGCTGATCAAATCCAGCTTCATCGGGATGTTCATCGGTGCCGTCCCGGGCTCGGGAGCGACCGTCTCGAACTTCATCTCCTACGGCGAGGCGATGCGGAGCTCCGACAACCCCGAGGCGTTCGGAAACGGCGAACCCGACGGCGTGATCGCCTCCGAGGCGTCCAACAACGGTACCATCGGCGGCTCGCTGATCCCCACTATCTCGTTCGGGATCCCGGGCAGCGGATCGACCGCGGTCCTGCTCGGCGGGCTGTTGATGCACGGCCTCCGGCCGGGTCCGCAGCTGTTCGACGCCGAGCTGGCGACGACCTACACGTTCATGCTCGCCCTGCTGGCGGGGAACGTCTTCATCCTCTTCGTGGGCGTGTTCATCGTGACGCGGCTGGGACACCTCACGCAGGTCGACACCAAATACATCGTCCCGACGATCGTCGTTCTGTCGATGATCGGCGGATACACGCTCCGAACGAACTGGGTCGACGTCGCGACCGTCGTCTTCCTGGGGCTGTTCGGATATCTGATGGTGAAGTACAACTACTCGGTCATCGCGTTCGTCCTGGGAGTCGTTCTCGGACCGATCGCCGAGGAGAACCTCATTCGGTCGCTCCAGCTGTCGGGGGGCTCCTACGACATCTTCGTGACCAAGCCGCTCTCGCTGCTCATCGTGATCGCGATCCTGGTCATCCTGTTCGGTCCGGTTGTTAAACCCCGGCTCGAACGGTTGATATCCTGACTGCGGCCGCGACGTGCAGTTTTTTCGACGGCGGACGCGATCCCGTTCGTGATCGCTGCTGCGATCGACGTTTTTCCCTGGCGTCGGTCACGCTGCTCCCGACCCGTCATCGGTCGGTCGAATTCCGTTCAGTCCGCGACCGATTCGACGACACACCGTTGGGCAGCCCGTGGTTCGACGTCGGGCCCACAATGTCCCGGTGGTATCCCAGGGTTTCGACAGATATATTCGCCGATACGCCATCTGGCCAGCCAATGCCAGCAGACGACGGTGGCTCGTTCTCGCCACCGACCCGGCTCGAACGGGTCCTGTCGGTCGAGGGGATAGGAGTCGGTCTCGCAGCAGCCATACTCGTCGCCGGGACGTGGCTCGTCTCGGTTCCGGGACTGAGCGCCGAGAGCCAGACGGTCCTGACGGTCTTCGGCGTGGCGTTGGCGCTGTGGCTCTCGAAGGCGATCCCGTACACGATCTCGAGCGTGCTCGTGGTCACGTTGCTGTTCGCGCTCGGGGCGGTCGACAGCTTCGAGACGGCCGTCGGCGGGTTCGCTTCCACGCTCGTGTTCTTTCTGTTTCTCCTGTTGTTGCTCGGCCAGACGATCTCGAGCGTCGGCCTCGACGAGCGTGCGGCGCAACGGCTGCTCTCGGCACAGAGCACGCCGAAGGGGACGGTCCGGTCGCTTGCCGCCAACATCTTCACGCTCTCGTTCCTGATGCCCTCCGCTGTCGCGCGGGCGGTCACCTTCATTCCGGTCGTTCGACGGCTCACCGAGACGTACGGGCTCGCGGAGGACAGCGACTTCACCCGTGCGTCCTACCTCGTCCTCGGCCACGTGAACCCGATCGCCTCGATGGCGCTCATGACCGGCGGCGGGATGGCGATCATCACTTCGCAGGTGATCAACGCGGACGTGCGAACGATCACGTGGGTCGAATGGGCGATCGTGATGATCCCGCCGGTGATCGTCCTCTACGGACTCTCGACCATCGCCGCGGCGCGCATCTACGACGTCGACGACACCATCACGATCGACGACAAGGCGGCGACCGACGGCGGGGAACCGACCGGGGAAGACGAGGAGAAAACGGCGGACGACGTCGCGGGCGACCCATCCGCCGCCGGCCCGTCGGCCGATGATCCCGTCGACGACCTCGCGGAGTCCGTCGTCGACGGAACGGCGGAACCGCTCACGCGCGACCAGCGCATCGTCGGCGGCGTGATGGGTGCCACCGTGGTCGCGTGGATCCTCGGATCGTTTCTGGGCGTGCCGACGATCGTTCCCGCGATCGGAGCCGTCACCGCCCTCTCGTTGCCCGGCGTTCGGATCATCACCGCCGACGATCTCGCGGACGTCAGTTGGGGGATCCTCTTTCTGATCGGCGCGATGTTCTCGATCCTCGACGTGATGGAGACGTCGGGCACGCTGACGCTGCTCGTCGAGACGATCACCGTCTACATCCCCTTCGCCGCGATGGCGCCCTGGCAGGTCGTCGCGACGTTGCTTTTGATCGCCGCGGTGCTCCGGTCGTTCTTCTCGACCGCCTCGGCCGCGATCATCATCGTGCTCCCCATCGTGCTGGAGTTCGCGGCGTTCCTCGGCGTGAACCAGCTGTTCCTGGCCTTCTCGGTGCTCATCATGATCGGATCGACGACGTTCCTCCCGTTCAACACGACGTCCGTCCTGCTCTCGTTCGATTACGGTCCCCTCTCGAACCGGGACGTTCTCGCGTTCGGGCTGGTGACGATGGTCTTCGGAAGTCTGGTGATCGTCGCCTCGTGGCTGTTCTACTGGCCGCTGGTGCTGTAGGCGTCCGGTCGGGGGTGATGTGTCCGCCCGCCGTGGGTCGGGGCGATGTGCCCGTCCGCCGTCGCCGACCGACGTCACGAACTGACGGCAACTACAACTTATAAGACCCACCCCGTCGTTGTACTCGGTAGCCATGACAGTAGTCGTCACCGTCGACGTCGAGGCCGACGACGACGAAGCCGAACGGTCAGCGGTGATCCGCGAGGCGGCGAAGATCGCGTCGGCGTTCGACGAGGAGCTGCACGTCGTCCACGTGTTGAGCCAGTCGCGGTTCAGGGAGATGGAACAGGAGAGCATCGAGGACACCGGCAAGACGATCGAGATGGACGTCATCCGGGACGTCGCCCGCGACATCGCGGACGAGGCCGCGTCCGGGGTCGTCGAGGCGTACACCCCCGTTGGCCTCGTCGGGTCGGCGGACGACGAGATCGTAAAGTACGCCAAGCGGCAGGACGCATCCTACGTCGTGCTCGGCGGCAAGCGGCGCTCCGCTGTCGGGAAGGCGCTTTTCGGCAGCGTCACGCAGTCGGTGCTGTTGAACGCGTCGATGCCCGTGCTGACGGTACCGCCCGAAGACGCCGACGCGTGATACTCGATGACTGACCGACTCACGACCCTCGTTGACCAGGACGTAAAGCCACGCGGCCCGCTGCAGGCGGGCCTCGACGACCGATTCGACGTGACCGTCGGGGGATCGAACGTCCCCGCGGAGCTGATCGCCGACCTCGAGGGGGTCGACGTGTTGTTCACCACCTCGCGGCTTCCGCTCACCGAGGCGGTCATCGAGGCGAGCTCGCTGTCGATCATCGCCAAGATCGGGACGGGACTCGACAGCATCGACCTCGAGGCCGCCGCGGAGCACGGCGTCACCGTCGTCTACACGCCGGGAATGAACGCACACTCGGTCGCCGAGCACGCGCTCACCCTGCTGTTGGCGGTCAAGCGCAACGTCCGGATCGGCGGAAACGCGCTCCGGGAGGGGAAGTGGCGCGACGAAGTGCCGAACGCTAGCCCCGTCACCGACACCACCGTCGGGATCGTCGGGTTCGGCAACGTCGGCAGCCGGCTGGCCGGACTGCTCTCGGGGTTCAACGCCGAGGTGCTGACGAGCGACCCCTACGTCCACGAGATCGACACCGACGTCACCGGCGCGACGCTGACGGACCTCGAGACGGTCGTCTCCGAGTCGGACGCGGTCGTCGTCACCGCCGAGCTGACCGCCGAGACCGAGGGGCTGATCGACGCCGAGGTCCTCTCGGCGATGCGGGACTCGGCGGTCCTCGTGAACACGGCCCGGGGCCCGATCGTCGACCAGGACGCCCTGATCGAGGCGCTCGATGCCGGGTCGATCGCGGGCGCCGGACTCGACGTCTTCGAGGAGGAGCCGCTGCCGGCCGACTCCCGGCTCCACGAGTTCGAGAACGTCGTGGTGACGCCACACATCGCCGCCTCCTCCGCGGTCGCCCGGACGAACATCGTCGAGACGCTCGCGGACCTGACGAAGACGTATCTCGCCGGGGAGCCGCTTCCGGACCGGTTCGTCGCGACGGCGGCCGGCGCTCCCGTCCAGGAATAGATCGGCCGGGCCGATCCCCGGTGACGGGACGATGGCAAACCACCACTACCATCATCCCGATCGCGACGCAGCGGGCGCTCGGCGGGAAAGCGCGTGTTTTTTTACGCCGCTCGGGCAATCGCCACTCGATCATGACCACGGACCACGTGACCGTCCCCGAGGACGGCGAGAAGATCACGCTCGCCGACGAGGAGACGGGCGAGCTGAACGTTCCCGAGAACCCGATCGTCCCGATCATCCACGGCGACGGGATCGGCACCGACGTCGGACCGGCCGCTCAGCAGGTGCTCGACGCCGCCGCGGAGGCGACCGGCCGCTCGATCGCCTGGATGCGCGTCTACGCGGGCGAGTCCGCCCGCGAGAAGTACGACGAGAACCTGCCCCAGGAGACCGTCGACGCGATCCGCGAGCACCGCGTCGCGATCAAGGGCCCGCTCACCACGCCGGTCGGCGCCGGCTTCCGCAGCCTGAACGTCGCGCTGCGAAAGAAGCTCGACCTGTTCGCCAACGTCCGCCCGACCTACTATCTCGATGGCGTTCCGTCGCCGGTGACCGACCCCCAGGAGATGGACATGGTCACCTTCCGGGAGAACACCGAGGACGTCTACGCCGGCATCGAGTGGGAGGCCGGCAGCGACGAGGTCCAGCAGGCCAAGGAGTTCGTCGAGGAGGAGATGGGCATCGACGACATCATCCACGACGGCCCGGTCGGCATCGGCATCAAGCCGATCACCGAGTTCGGCTCCAAGCGGCTGATCCGCGAGGCGATCGACTACGCGATCGCGAACGGCCGCGACACGGTGACGCTCGTCCACAAGGGGAACATCATGAAGTTCACCGAGGGCGCGTTCCGTGACTGGGGCTACGAGCTCGCCGAGGAGGAGTACGGCGAGGACGTCATCACCGAGGACCAGCTGTGGGACGAGTACGACGGCGAGCAGCCCGAGGGAACCGTCGTCGTCAACGACCGCATCGCTGACAACATGCTCCAGCAGGTCCTCACCCGGACCGACGAGTACGACGTCGTCGCGACGATGAACCTCAACGGCGACTACTTCTCGGACGCCGCCGGCGCCCAGATCGGCGGCCTCGGCATCGCGCCGGGCATCAACCGCGGCCACGGCCGCGCGCTCGCCGAGCCCGTCCACGGCTCCGCGCCCAAGTACGCCGGCGAGGACAAGGTCAACCCGACCGCGATGATCCTCTCGGGCCGCGAGATGCTGGAGTACCTCGGTTGGTCCGACGCCGCCGACCTCGTCCGCGACGCCGTCGAGGAGACCATCTCCTCCGGGACGGTCACCTACGACCTCCACCGACAGATCGAGGGCGGCGAGAAGCTCGCGACGAGCGAGTTCGCCGACGCGATCGTCGAGAACATCGAGGACCTCGCGTAGACGTCCCGACCACTCGTCGCGGTCACGGCGTCGTTTCCGACCGCGGGCGCGCCCCGGAACCGGACTGCGGCGACGTGCGGGATCCGACGTCCACGTTCGTTTTTTGTGGCGATCGATGATCGACCACCCACGGGGACGAGGTATAAATACGCCCCGCGCATCCCTCGCGTATGGTACGCGACTACGATCGGGACGCGATCCCGTCGGTGTACGATCTCCAGGACGCACCCGCGGCTCGGGAGGGTCCCGGCTTCAGACAGGTCGTCTTCCGCGGGATCGACCAGCTGATCGGCTTCACCGAGATCGGTCCCGAACGCGAGGCGAGCCCGCCACACGACCACCCCTTCGAACAGATGAACGTGCTGCTCGACGGCGAACTCGACTTCCTCATCGACGGCGAGCGCGTCTCGCTCGACCGGTACGACGCGGTGACGATCCCGCCGGAGGTCGACCACGCCTCGCGGGCGGTCTCGGAGGAGACGGCGACCCTGCTCGCCGTCTGGCCGCTTCGTGAGGACCGGGTCGACGCGACCGACTACCAGCGGGAGTTCCCGACCGCGAATCCGGACGCGTGAACCTGAGTCGCCGAAACCCGGACGCGTGATCCCCGGCCGCCCGAACCGGAACTGCCCGAAAACAACCGGCAGCCGCTGCCGGATCCATCCCCAAAACAACCGGCAGCAGCTGCCGGATCCGTCCCCGATAGACCGACCGCCGTCCTCCGGGCAGTATGGATCTCTCCGGACGCACGGCGATAGTCACGGGCGCGAGTCGAAACATCGGCCAAGCGATCGCAGTCCGGCTGGCCGAGGCCGGCGCGGACGTTGGCCTGACGGCCCGGTCGAACGAGACGGGGTGTCGCGAAACCGCGGATCTGATCGAGGAGACGGGTTCGAACGCGGCCGTCGAGCTGGGCGATCTGGGGGACCCCGAGGCGATCGATCGGGTGGTCGAGGGGCTCCGCGACGAGCTCGGACCGGTGGACGTGCTCGTGAACAACGCGACCGTGCGCCCCTCCAAGCCGTTCGACGAGATCGAGCCCGAGGACGTCGACCGCGTCACCGACGTCAACTTCCGCGGGCTCCTGCTCACGACGCAGGCGGTCGTCCCGGATATGCGCGAGCGTGGCGGCGGCTCGGTGATAAGCCTCATCGGCGCGATGGTCTATCTCGGCAAGCACGGACACGCCCACTCGTACGGTTCCAAGCTCGGCATCGAGGGACAGGTGCGCCAGCTCGCCACCGAACTGGGGGCGGACGGGATCCGCGTCAACGGCCTCTCGCCGGGGCTGATCGACGTCGACCGCACCCGGACCGAGGAGTGGGAGCGGATCGAGCGGGAGGTGATCGAATCGACGCCGCTGGGCCGGCTCGGGCAGCCCGAGGAGGTCGCCGACGCCTGCTGTTTCCTCGCCTCGCCGGCATCCTCCTTCGTCACCGGACAGGTGCTGCACGTCAACGGCGGCACGTACCCGACGCCGACGCTGGTGCCGGAGTGAACGCGTCGGTTTCCAGTCGGCTTACAGGACCCGCCGGCTCCACCCGCCGTCGACGGGGATCACGGAGCCCGTGATGTAGCTGGCGG
Proteins encoded:
- a CDS encoding universal stress protein encodes the protein MTVVVTVDVEADDDEAERSAVIREAAKIASAFDEELHVVHVLSQSRFREMEQESIEDTGKTIEMDVIRDVARDIADEAASGVVEAYTPVGLVGSADDEIVKYAKRQDASYVVLGGKRRSAVGKALFGSVTQSVLLNASMPVLTVPPEDADA
- a CDS encoding SDR family NAD(P)-dependent oxidoreductase; its protein translation is MDLSGRTAIVTGASRNIGQAIAVRLAEAGADVGLTARSNETGCRETADLIEETGSNAAVELGDLGDPEAIDRVVEGLRDELGPVDVLVNNATVRPSKPFDEIEPEDVDRVTDVNFRGLLLTTQAVVPDMRERGGGSVISLIGAMVYLGKHGHAHSYGSKLGIEGQVRQLATELGADGIRVNGLSPGLIDVDRTRTEEWERIEREVIESTPLGRLGQPEEVADACCFLASPASSFVTGQVLHVNGGTYPTPTLVPE
- a CDS encoding NAD(P)-dependent oxidoreductase, with the translated sequence MTDRLTTLVDQDVKPRGPLQAGLDDRFDVTVGGSNVPAELIADLEGVDVLFTTSRLPLTEAVIEASSLSIIAKIGTGLDSIDLEAAAEHGVTVVYTPGMNAHSVAEHALTLLLAVKRNVRIGGNALREGKWRDEVPNASPVTDTTVGIVGFGNVGSRLAGLLSGFNAEVLTSDPYVHEIDTDVTGATLTDLETVVSESDAVVVTAELTAETEGLIDAEVLSAMRDSAVLVNTARGPIVDQDALIEALDAGSIAGAGLDVFEEEPLPADSRLHEFENVVVTPHIAASSAVARTNIVETLADLTKTYLAGEPLPDRFVATAAGAPVQE
- the icd gene encoding isocitrate dehydrogenase (NADP(+)) → MTTDHVTVPEDGEKITLADEETGELNVPENPIVPIIHGDGIGTDVGPAAQQVLDAAAEATGRSIAWMRVYAGESAREKYDENLPQETVDAIREHRVAIKGPLTTPVGAGFRSLNVALRKKLDLFANVRPTYYLDGVPSPVTDPQEMDMVTFRENTEDVYAGIEWEAGSDEVQQAKEFVEEEMGIDDIIHDGPVGIGIKPITEFGSKRLIREAIDYAIANGRDTVTLVHKGNIMKFTEGAFRDWGYELAEEEYGEDVITEDQLWDEYDGEQPEGTVVVNDRIADNMLQQVLTRTDEYDVVATMNLNGDYFSDAAGAQIGGLGIAPGINRGHGRALAEPVHGSAPKYAGEDKVNPTAMILSGREMLEYLGWSDAADLVRDAVEETISSGTVTYDLHRQIEGGEKLATSEFADAIVENIEDLA
- a CDS encoding SLC13 family permease — protein: MPADDGGSFSPPTRLERVLSVEGIGVGLAAAILVAGTWLVSVPGLSAESQTVLTVFGVALALWLSKAIPYTISSVLVVTLLFALGAVDSFETAVGGFASTLVFFLFLLLLLGQTISSVGLDERAAQRLLSAQSTPKGTVRSLAANIFTLSFLMPSAVARAVTFIPVVRRLTETYGLAEDSDFTRASYLVLGHVNPIASMALMTGGGMAIITSQVINADVRTITWVEWAIVMIPPVIVLYGLSTIAAARIYDVDDTITIDDKAATDGGEPTGEDEEKTADDVAGDPSAAGPSADDPVDDLAESVVDGTAEPLTRDQRIVGGVMGATVVAWILGSFLGVPTIVPAIGAVTALSLPGVRIITADDLADVSWGILFLIGAMFSILDVMETSGTLTLLVETITVYIPFAAMAPWQVVATLLLIAAVLRSFFSTASAAIIIVLPIVLEFAAFLGVNQLFLAFSVLIMIGSTTFLPFNTTSVLLSFDYGPLSNRDVLAFGLVTMVFGSLVIVASWLFYWPLVL
- a CDS encoding tripartite tricarboxylate transporter permease, which codes for MAATIAALTEAAGTLFSWPTPLWVAVGLILGMIAGALPGVGSSLGMAIVLPLTLPLGPINALVLLVSMYSGAMYGGSIAAILVNVPGTGAAAATTFDGYPMSKQGRAIEALSISATSSALGGFLTVLTLIAISPILIEAVLLFGTPEYFLMAVLGLSMIGVVAQGSVVKAIIAGAFGMLLTTIGIAPNSPELRYTFGSLALYDGIDFIAALIGMFAIAEMIKLSAQTGGIAESDIDLDGSVFAGIKTAISRPVTLIKSSFIGMFIGAVPGSGATVSNFISYGEAMRSSDNPEAFGNGEPDGVIASEASNNGTIGGSLIPTISFGIPGSGSTAVLLGGLLMHGLRPGPQLFDAELATTYTFMLALLAGNVFILFVGVFIVTRLGHLTQVDTKYIVPTIVVLSMIGGYTLRTNWVDVATVVFLGLFGYLMVKYNYSVIAFVLGVVLGPIAEENLIRSLQLSGGSYDIFVTKPLSLLIVIAILVILFGPVVKPRLERLIS
- a CDS encoding cupin domain-containing protein gives rise to the protein MVRDYDRDAIPSVYDLQDAPAAREGPGFRQVVFRGIDQLIGFTEIGPEREASPPHDHPFEQMNVLLDGELDFLIDGERVSLDRYDAVTIPPEVDHASRAVSEETATLLAVWPLREDRVDATDYQREFPTANPDA